GGCCTGAAACAGGGAGAGACGACCTTGCATCTGTCCAATAGGAAACGTTACATTGTCGTGAATACATTACTTTACatgccctaatgaatacgaccctgtaGATGGTTttggcaacaaacaaaaaaactccctctactgccccccctccctccctctcctcatccctccctccctccctccctccctccctccctctcctcatccctccctccctctcctcatccctccctccctctcctcatccctccctccctccctccctctcctcatccctccctcccctcatccctccctccctctcctcatccctccctccctccctccctctcctcatccctccctcccctcatccctccctccctctcctcatccctccctccctccctctactgccCCCCTGATCCTGTAGTATCATCACTATATTGACTGTTCGAAAATACGGCGACCCAGGCATTGactcctcacccccctcccctctccccccttcgCCCTCAGGAAGGCGGAGTTGGGGTGGAGGGCGTGGTAGTGTTTGAGCAGTGCACCCTGGGAAGAGGCGGTGTGGCCACACTCCTCACAGACGTAGAGTTTGTTGCGTCTCTCCTTATAGGCGTACTGCAGGGTCACACCGTGGATCTTCTTCATGTGAGACTCTAGAGAGCAGCGCTGGGTGAAGGCCTTGTCACACAGAGAGCACTTGTAGGGACGCactcctagagggagagagggattcgcgatggagggagagagggattagcgatggaaggagagagggattcgAGATGGCGGGAGAGAGGGATTCGAGATGGCGGGAGAGAGGGATTCGAGATGGCGGGAGAGAGGGATTCGAGATGGCGGGAGAGAGGGATTCGAGATGGCGGGAGAGAGGGATTCAAGATGGCGGGAGAGAGGGATTCGAGATGGCGGGAGAGAGGGAttcgagatggagggagagagggattagagatggagggagggattagagatggagggatggattagagatggagggatggagggactggattagagatggagggatggagggagaggaatgaGATGAGATGGAGGAGCACTGGGTGGAGTTAGGGGTGGGTGGGGTTTAGTGAGGGGTGGGTGGGGTTTAGTGAGGGGTGGAGTTAGGGGTGGGTGGGGTTTAGTGAGGGGTGGGTGGGGTTTAGTGGGGGTGGATGGGGTATAGTGAGGGGTGGGCTGAGGGGTGGGCTGAGGGGTCTAGTGAGGGGTGGGCTGAGGGGTCTAGTGAGGGGTGGGCTGAGGGGTCTAGTGAGGGGTGGGCTGAGGGGTCTAGTGAGGGGTGGGCTGAGGGGTCTAGTGAGGGGTGGGCTGAGGGGTCTAGTGAGGGGTGGGCTGAGGGGTCTAGTGAGGGGTTGGCTGAGGGGTGGGCTGAGGGGTTTTGTGAGGGGTGGGCTGAGGGGTCTAGTGAGGCGTATAGTGAGGCGTATAGTGAGGGGTGGGCTGAGGGGTTTAGTGAGGGGTGGGCTGAGGGGTCTAGTGAGGGGTGGGCTGAGGGGTCTAGTGAGGGGTGTAGTGAGGGGTGGGCTGAGGGGTATAGTGAGGGGTAGGCTGAGGGGTATAGTGAGGGGTGGGCTGGTTAATGGTTTGTGTAGTGTACCTGCAAATCAGTTTTTCTGTACATCTCTGtccgtgtgcctgtgtgtgtcctaCCCGTGTGTGTcctacccgtgtgtgtgtgtgtgcatgtgtgtgtgtgtgtgcgcatgtgttctacctgtgtgtgtgtcctacctgtgtgtgtgtgtgtgttcttcctgtgcgtgtatgtgtgtgtcctacctgtgtgtgtatgtgtgtgttcttcctgtgcgtgtgtgtgtgtgtcctacccgtgtgtgtgtgtgtgcatgtgtgtgtgtgtgtgtgcgcatgtgttctacctgtgtgtgtgtcctacctgtgtgtgtgtgtgtgtgtgtgttcttcctgtgcgtgtatgtgtgtgtcctacctgtgtgtgtatgtgtgtgttcttcctgtgcgtgtgtgtgtgtgtcctacctgtgtgtgtgtgtgtgtgtgtttcctgtgcgtgtgtgtgtgtgtcctacctgtgtgtgtgtgtgtgtgtgtgtgtgtgtgtgtgtgtgtcctacctgtgtgtgtgtgtgtgtcctacctgtgtgtgtgtgtgtgtgtgttgtgtcctacctgtgtgtgtgtgtgtgtgtgtgtgtgtcctacctgtgtgtgtgtgtgtcctacctgtgtgtgtgtgtgtgtgtgtgtgtgtgtcctacctgtgtgtgtgtgtgtgtgtgtgtcctacctgtgtgtggtgtgtctacctgtgtgtgtgtgtggtgtgtcctacctgtgtgtgtgtgtggtgtgtcctacctgtgtgtgtgtgtggtgtgtcctacctgtgtgtgtgtgtcctacctgtgtgtgtgtcctacctgtgtgtgtgtgtggtgtgtcctacctgtgtgtgtgtgtgtgtgtcctacctgtgtgtgtgttgtgtgtgtcctacctgtgtgtgtgtgtgtcctacctgtgtgtgtgtgtggtgtgtcctacctgtgtgtgtgtgtgtggtgtgtcctacctgtgtgtgtgtgtcctacctgtgtgtgtgtgtggtgtgtcctacctgtgtgtgtgtgtgcgtgtgtcctacctgtgtgtgtgtgtgtgtgtgtgtgtgtgtcctacctgtgtgtgtgtgtgtgtgtcctacctgtgtgtgtgtgtgtgtgtgtgtgcgtcctacctgtgtgtgtgtgtgtgtgtgtgtgtgtgtgcgtgtcctacctgtgtgtgtgtgtgtgtgtgtcctacctgtgtgtgtgtgtgtcctacctgtgtgtgtgtgtgtgtgtcctacctgtgtgtgtttcctacctgtgtgtgtgtctgtgtgtgtgtgtgttgtgtctgtgtctgtgtctgtcctacctgtgtgtgttctgacgtGTCTCTTCAGGTCGAAGGTGTCGTTGAACCCTTTACCACAGTGGTTACACAGGTGTCTCTTAGTATCACTGTGACACTTCAGGTGTCGGTTCAACATCCTCTGGTACTGGAACACCTTCTGACACACCTGATGGGTTACacaggaacaggagagagagagagaggggatagggaggaacaggagagagagagagagagagatagggagtggagagaggggggattagacatggagggagtggagagaggggggattagacatggagggagtggagagaggggggattagacatggagggagtggagagaggggggattagacatggagggagtggagagaggggggattagacatggagggagtggagagaggggggattagacatggagggagtggagagaggggggattagaaatggagggagtggagaggagagggttagacatgagggagtggagagagggggattagaaatggagggagtggagagaggggggattagacatggagggagtggagagaggggggattagacatggagggagtggagagaggggggattagacatggagggagtggagagaggggggattagacatggagggagtggagagaggggggattagacatggagggagtggagaggagagggttagacatgagggagtggagaggagagggggattagacacggggggagtggagagagggggattagaaatggagggagtggagagggattagaaatggagggagtggagaggagagggttagacaTGGAGGGAGTTGAGGGGGGGGATTAGacatggagggagtggagagCGGGGGATTAGatacggagggagagatggggaatggTGAGAGAGGAGGTTATTTGACATACCTGGCACACGAACGACGCCTGAGCACCTGTCCCTGACTTCGTTACTGTGGAGACCGGGGCAGTAGCGGATGTCGTCAAGGCAACAGGTGTGGTGGTGATTTCGGGGACGGCAGGCTGGGGAGGTATTGGAATCTCACTGGGTAGCTCACCTGTAGTCACCTATAGAAGAAACAgagaaggacagacaggagaAAAAAACGAGTTAAGAGATGATTGGGCGTTTTATATTCCCAGAACAACAAACACGATGACGACACACACATAAAAAAGACTACATTCCCCATGATGCCTCAGTCACCCACCTTGATTTTGGAGCGGACGTAGGTGCTGCTCTGTGCCCTCCTCTTGACCTCTAACCCCCGACCCAGCAACGTGCACGAGGGCAGCTCCGCTCTCGGGGTCATCCCGCTGTGCTCGTCACGCAGGTTGGTGAACTCGTAGCGTGTCGTCGTGGAGAGGCAGAGAGCGGTCTCTGCTGGGCTGGCTTCAGTCTCCTCCAATAAGGGGAATGCAGACACTGGAacaagagaggagaaaagatagAATATAACCTACaatatggtcacacacacacacacacacacagggggggggacttgtgtgtgtgtgtgtttaaaggcATTGTCTTGTGCCTCACACACACTATAGTTACCGTTGGACCAGTCTGACCGGCCAGTCCAGAGACACAGGTTTCTGCTGTAAgctcctcaaacacacacacacctccaggtagtacacacacacacacacctccaggtagtacacacacacacacacacacctccaggtagtacacacacacacacacacacacacacctccaggcagtacacacacacacacccctccaggcagtacacacacacacacccctccaggcagtacacacacacacacccctccaggcagtacacacacacacccctccaggcagtacacacacacacacacacacctctaggcagtacacacacacacacacacacacctctaggcagtacacacacacacacacctctaggcagtacacacacacacacacacacacacacacacccctctaggcagtacacacacacacccctctaggcagtacacacacacacacccctctaggcagtacacacacacacccctctaggcagtacacacacacacccctccaggcagtacacacacacacctctaggcagtacacacacacacacctctaggcagtacacacacacacacacacacctctaggcagtacacacacacacacacctctaggcagtacacacacacacacctctaggcagtacacacacacacacacacacacctctaggcagtacacacacacctctaggcagtacacacacacacacacacctctaggcAGTACACACACGCCTCcaggcagtacacacacacacgcctccaggcagtacacacacacacacgcctccaggcagtacacacacacacacgcctccaggcagtacacacacacacacgcctccaggcagtacacacacacgcctccaggcagtacacacacacctccaggcagtacacacacacgcctccaggcagtacacacacacacacacacacacacgcctccaggcagtacacacacacacgcctccaggcagtacacacacccctccaggcagtacacacacacacgcctccaggcagtacacacacacacgcctccaggcagtacacacacacacgcctccaggcagtacacacacacacacacccctccaggcagtacacacacacacacacccctccaggcagtacacacacacacacacacacacacccctccaggcagtacacacacacgcctccaggcagtacacacacacgcctccaggcagtacacacacacccctccaggcagtacacacacccctccaggcagtacacacacacacacacacacacacaccacacacacacacacacacacacctccaggcagtacacacacacacctctaggcagtacacac
The genomic region above belongs to Oncorhynchus kisutch isolate 150728-3 linkage group LG16, Okis_V2, whole genome shotgun sequence and contains:
- the ovol1a gene encoding putative transcription factor Ovo-like 1a — protein: MPRAFLVKKARYSPGKRNWSELPDHERGYVYIPVSAFPLLEETEASPAETALCLSTTTRYEFTNLRDEHSGMTPRAELPSCTLLGRGLEVKRRAQSSTYVRSKIKVTTGELPSEIPIPPQPAVPEITTTPVALTTSATAPVSTVTKSGTGAQASFVCQVCQKVFQYQRMLNRHLKCHSDTKRHLCNHCGKGFNDTFDLKRHVRTHTGVRPYKCSLCDKAFTQRCSLESHMKKIHGVTLQYAYKERRNKLYVCEECGHTASSQGALLKHYHALHPNSAFLRAKGGEGRGVRSQCLGRRIFEQSI